From Quercus robur chromosome 8, dhQueRobu3.1, whole genome shotgun sequence:
CGAAGAGGATTACGAGGATTTGTACAACGACGTCAATGTCGGCGAGGGGTTCTTGCAGACTTTGAAGAAGAACGAGGAATTAGGGTTtaaggaagaggaggaggaagaggagaagaagtTAGAGTCACCACCGAAGGTAGCGCAGGAACAACCGCGTGGTGCTGTTTCGATTCCTGGTGTGGGTGAAGGTAGTGGGAATGTTAGGGTTTCGGGTTCTGGTGGGtatggtgttggtgttggtgttggtcaGAGTAATCAAGGGTTTAGAGGGAATGAGATGAAAGGGAGTGGTGGGATTAGGGTTGAGTTAGTTCAACACAGTAAGATCAATGAGGTTGTAGAGGAGCAAAGTGGGTTTAGCAAtagcaacaacaacagcaataATGTGAATATTAATGGTAATAATAGTAATAGTGGTGTTGGGCATGCTGTGCCTGTTGGGGTTCCAGGGAACATTGGTGGTGGGCAACAACAATTACatggtggtgttggtgttgttgttggtggtggtggagctAATGAGGGTGTGGTGAGGCCTAGTGGGAATGTGAATGGGTTTGGGAATAGTGggggtggaggaggaggaggtggaggtggGGGGACGATATTGTTTGTTGGGGATTTGCATTGGTGGACGACGGATGCAGAGTTGGAGGCGGAGTTGTGTAAGTATGGGCCAGTGAAGGAGGTGAGGTTTTTCGATGAGAAAGCTAGTGGGAAGTCGAAGGGTTACTGTCAGGTGGAGTTTTATGACCCTGCTTCAGCGACTGCGTGTAAGGAAGGGATGAATGGACATTTGTTTAATGGTAGGCCGTGTGTGGTGGCGTTTGCATCTCCTTTTAGTGTAAAGAGGATGGGGGAGGCTCAGGTGAATAGGAATCAACAGATGGCCCAATCTGGGGTTACACAGGGGAGGAGAGGTGGGCCTAATGATGGTGGGGGTAAGAATGgtgggggtggtggtggtggtggtgggagtAACATTGCTACTGGTGGGAATTATCAAGGTGGggatagtaataataataacaacaataataataattataataacaataataattataataataatagaggtTATGGGAGAGGGAATTGGGGCAGAGGGAATGGGCAAGGAGGAATGGGGAATAGAGGGCCAGCTGGGCCAATGAGGAATAGGGGTGGTGGTGGGATGGGAGGGAGAGGTATAATGGGTAATGGTGGTAATGGGTTTGGTCAGGGTATTGGTGCAACCCCACCTTTGTTGCACCCTCAGCCAATGATGGGTCAGGGTTTTGATCCGGCATTTGGTGGGCCTATGGGGA
This genomic window contains:
- the LOC126694322 gene encoding uncharacterized protein LOC126694322, whose protein sequence is MDEGEGTTADQMDQFHRNEAISAVADVAFLGEEEEDEEDYEDLYNDVNVGEGFLQTLKKNEELGFKEEEEEEEKKLESPPKVAQEQPRGAVSIPGVGEGSGNVRVSGSGGYGVGVGVGQSNQGFRGNEMKGSGGIRVELVQHSKINEVVEEQSGFSNSNNNSNNVNINGNNSNSGVGHAVPVGVPGNIGGGQQQLHGGVGVVVGGGGANEGVVRPSGNVNGFGNSGGGGGGGGGGGTILFVGDLHWWTTDAELEAELCKYGPVKEVRFFDEKASGKSKGYCQVEFYDPASATACKEGMNGHLFNGRPCVVAFASPFSVKRMGEAQVNRNQQMAQSGVTQGRRGGPNDGGGKNGGGGGGGGGSNIATGGNYQGGDSNNNNNNNNNYNNNNNYNNNRGYGRGNWGRGNGQGGMGNRGPAGPMRNRGGGGMGGRGIMGNGGNGFGQGIGATPPLLHPQPMMGQGFDPAFGGPMGRMGGYGGFPGAPTPPFSGILSSFPPVGGVGLPGVAPHVNPAFFGRGMPMNGMNGMGMMPTSGVDGPNMGMWSDPSMGGWGGEEHGGGRAGESSYGEEAASDHQYGEVSHDRAGWSNAMKEKDRGSERDWSGSSERRYRDDRDPGYDREMPREKDMGHDSDWTERRHRDDRDIGRERDRERDRDRERSRDRDRERSRDRDRDRERYRDDRDRYADHHRYRDREVEHEDEWERGRSSRTHSKSRISQEEEHHRSRSRDADYGKRRRLTSE